In Bacteroidota bacterium, the following proteins share a genomic window:
- a CDS encoding cysteine desulfurase: MPQGELIYLDNNATTRVDEEVLNAMLPFFTEHYGNASSALHQYGWRAAEAVKIAREQTASILSVTPEEIYFTASATEAINMALVGLHAQYSAKRNKIVTVKTEHKAVLETCIFLQQMGAEIIFLDVNRQGLIDIKELEKTVDDKTSAVCIMWANNETGVLQPLAAFADIAHRHGAIFMSDTTQAIGKVRVDLNEMGVDIACVSAHKFYGPKGVGAIYLRRKNPRVILPTFIYGGGQESKLRAGTLNVPGIVGLGKACEVAMGHLWNYGADMSRLRIALEQQLCANHHAFVNGTMRDRLPNTSNICLQSLAIRNKISAMSHLAISTGSACASALAEPSHVLLAMGLSNDEAFNSIRFSFGRYNTMEEVRIVTDFFNNLVPSA, translated from the coding sequence ATGCCACAAGGTGAACTCATATATTTAGACAACAATGCCACTACACGAGTTGATGAAGAAGTACTCAATGCCATGCTTCCATTCTTTACCGAACATTATGGTAATGCATCGAGTGCCTTACATCAATATGGTTGGCGTGCAGCCGAAGCAGTAAAGATTGCGCGCGAACAAACAGCTTCGATACTTAGTGTAACGCCCGAAGAAATTTATTTTACAGCCTCGGCAACAGAAGCCATTAATATGGCTTTGGTTGGGTTACATGCACAATACAGCGCTAAGCGAAACAAAATTGTAACCGTGAAAACTGAGCACAAGGCAGTTTTAGAGACCTGCATTTTTCTGCAACAGATGGGTGCCGAAATAATTTTTTTGGATGTGAACCGCCAAGGATTGATTGATATAAAGGAACTGGAAAAAACAGTTGATGATAAAACAAGTGCTGTTTGCATCATGTGGGCAAATAATGAAACCGGTGTGTTGCAACCATTGGCAGCATTTGCCGATATAGCACACAGGCATGGCGCCATATTTATGAGTGATACCACACAAGCAATAGGCAAAGTAAGAGTTGATTTAAATGAAATGGGAGTTGATATTGCCTGCGTATCGGCACATAAATTTTATGGCCCCAAAGGAGTTGGAGCCATTTACCTGAGACGAAAAAATCCAAGAGTGATATTGCCCACCTTTATATATGGCGGTGGTCAGGAAAGCAAATTACGCGCGGGCACATTAAATGTGCCCGGAATTGTTGGTTTAGGAAAAGCCTGCGAAGTAGCGATGGGTCATCTTTGGAATTATGGAGCTGATATGTCGCGGCTACGAATAGCATTAGAGCAACAATTATGTGCCAATCATCACGCTTTTGTAAATGGTACCATGCGAGACCGGCTGCCCAATACATCAAACATTTGCCTTCAATCGTTGGCTATTCGAAATAAAATTTCGGCAATGTCGCATCTGGCAATAAGCACAGGGTCAGCTTGTGCTTCGGCTTTAGCAGAGCCCTCCCATGTGCTGCTGGCAATGGGGCTGAGTAATGACGAAGCATTTAATTCGATACGATTTAGCTTTGGCA